The following are encoded together in the Methanosarcinales archaeon genome:
- a CDS encoding transposase: MNKRWDKACGVDVHKRFIDATILTSDGTKKHRRFLTNIEGLMAFRDWLIEEDCPVVALESTGVYWIPVNTILEGIVKVLVANAYKGYRPDLCDMYAKELNVFICQYFSF, translated from the coding sequence ATGAACAAACGTTGGGATAAAGCTTGTGGGGTAGATGTTCACAAGAGGTTTATCGATGCAACCATCCTGACTTCAGATGGAACCAAGAAGCATAGACGCTTTTTAACAAACATAGAAGGTCTAATGGCTTTCAGGGATTGGTTGATAGAGGAAGATTGTCCAGTTGTCGCCTTAGAATCCACTGGCGTCTATTGGATACCTGTCAACACTATTCTTGAAGGAATTGTGAAGGTTCTTGTAGCAAACGCCTATAAAGGGTATCGCCCCGATTTATGTGACATGTACGCTAAGGAATTAAACGTCTTTATTTGCCAATATTTCTCTTTTTAA
- a CDS encoding transposase, translating into MAKISFHADEVFEYLKARVEIESLFDTFKNLLHADRSYMRDEAHLQGWMFVNFVSLLLYYKIYELLINKDLLTNLSPKDVILHLSRIYKLKIEGKWILSEIPKKSRKIIEKLDLTVHIT; encoded by the coding sequence GTGGCAAAAATATCATTCCACGCTGATGAAGTCTTTGAATATCTAAAAGCTAGAGTGGAAATTGAGTCTCTATTTGACACTTTTAAAAATTTGCTCCATGCTGACAGGTCGTATATGAGAGATGAAGCTCATCTTCAGGGATGGATGTTTGTGAATTTTGTGTCACTGCTTCTTTATTATAAGATATACGAACTACTTATCAATAAAGACCTTTTGACAAACTTATCCCCGAAGGATGTTATTCTTCATTTATCTAGAATCTACAAGCTTAAAATTGAGGGAAAATGGATTCTATCTGAAATTCCAAAAAAATCCAGAAAAATCATAGAAAAATTGGATTTGACAGTACATATTACTTAA